One Acidobacteriota bacterium genomic window carries:
- a CDS encoding metal-dependent transcriptional regulator — protein sequence MNELTGPILLVLAALAIYFLFRPGPGWLERWRRWLRLSDRVLSEDALKHLYHCEYEQREATIQSLSGALGTPVERVAGLVQRIEAGELVTSEGASLRLTPKGREYALRIIRAHRLWERYLSEETGLKEPDWHKRAEQEEHRLSSSEADALAARMGNPPFDPHGDPIPTQRGQLPPRRGQPLTSLAVGERARIAHLEDEPEAVYAQLVAEGLHPLMAVQLTHVSAERICFWAEGEEHVLAPIVAANVSVVSLPREQPVEESLETLACLEPGEEATVVGLSPNCRGLERRRLMDLGLLPGTVVAAEMKSPVGDPTAFRIRGALIALRGEQAASIRINSRRQVA from the coding sequence ATGAACGAGCTGACGGGTCCCATACTGTTGGTTCTGGCTGCCCTGGCGATCTATTTCCTGTTTCGGCCCGGACCTGGCTGGCTGGAGCGCTGGCGCAGGTGGCTGCGCCTGTCTGACCGGGTGCTGTCCGAGGATGCACTCAAGCACCTCTACCATTGCGAGTACGAGCAGCGGGAGGCGACGATTCAGAGCCTTTCCGGAGCTCTGGGCACACCCGTGGAAAGGGTGGCCGGGCTGGTTCAGCGCATCGAGGCCGGTGAGCTGGTCACTTCCGAAGGCGCCTCGCTACGATTGACCCCCAAGGGAAGAGAGTACGCCCTGCGAATCATCCGGGCGCATCGCCTCTGGGAGCGCTACCTCTCGGAGGAGACGGGACTGAAGGAGCCGGACTGGCACAAGCGCGCCGAGCAGGAGGAGCATCGCCTGTCCTCCAGCGAAGCCGATGCCCTGGCGGCCCGCATGGGCAACCCGCCCTTCGATCCGCACGGCGATCCCATCCCCACCCAACGGGGGCAGCTCCCCCCGCGCCGGGGCCAACCGCTCACCAGCCTGGCGGTGGGAGAACGGGCCAGGATCGCCCATCTGGAGGACGAGCCCGAGGCCGTCTATGCCCAGTTGGTGGCCGAAGGGCTGCATCCCCTGATGGCGGTTCAGTTGACCCACGTTTCGGCCGAGCGCATCTGCTTTTGGGCTGAAGGCGAGGAGCATGTGCTGGCGCCCATTGTGGCCGCCAACGTTTCGGTGGTTTCCCTGCCGCGGGAGCAGCCGGTGGAAGAGTCCCTGGAAACTCTGGCGTGCCTGGAACCCGGCGAAGAAGCCACCGTGGTCGGTCTGTCTCCCAACTGCCGGGGCCTGGAAAGGCGCCGCCTCATGGACCTGGGCCTCCTTCCCGGGACGGTGGTGGCAGCCGAGATGAAGAGTCCGGTGGGAGATCCGACGGCCTTCAGGATCCGGGGAGCGCTGATCGCGCTGCGCGGGGAGCAGGCGGCCAGTATCCGGATCAACTCCCGAAGACAGGTGGCCTGA
- a CDS encoding 50S ribosome-binding GTPase, protein MQPTHPPSACEVCPAHHPANLKRLGVNMDRYDFVVALAGNPNTGKSTLFNSLTGLRQHTGNWPGKTVTRAEGGFAYQGSHYKLVDLPGTYSLLSTSTDEEIARDFILFGQPDVTVIVVDATRLERNLNLVCQVLEITGRAVVCLNLMDEAERHRLTVDQRSLARELGVPVVPAAARQGRGVPLLIDMIHQVATGSFVCKPHRIQSEPPALKRAVSLLVEKLEAAFPDLPNARWVALRLLEGDARIEEAVRSGELAGLVRAPEGVGTAAPAERAG, encoded by the coding sequence ATGCAACCGACTCACCCTCCAAGCGCCTGCGAGGTCTGCCCCGCCCACCATCCGGCCAATCTGAAGCGGCTGGGGGTGAACATGGACCGCTACGACTTTGTGGTGGCCCTGGCCGGCAATCCCAACACCGGCAAGAGCACCCTGTTCAACAGCCTCACCGGCCTACGCCAACACACCGGCAACTGGCCTGGCAAGACCGTGACCCGGGCCGAGGGCGGCTTTGCCTACCAGGGCAGCCACTACAAGCTGGTCGACCTGCCTGGCACCTACTCGCTGCTCTCCACCAGCACCGACGAAGAGATCGCCCGCGACTTCATCCTGTTCGGACAACCCGACGTGACCGTGATCGTGGTGGACGCCACCCGGCTGGAGCGCAACCTCAACCTGGTCTGCCAGGTGCTGGAAATCACCGGGCGGGCGGTGGTCTGCCTGAACCTCATGGATGAAGCCGAGCGTCACCGTTTGACGGTCGACCAACGATCCCTGGCGCGGGAGCTTGGCGTCCCGGTGGTGCCTGCGGCGGCTCGCCAGGGACGGGGCGTTCCCCTGCTGATCGACATGATCCACCAGGTCGCCACCGGCAGTTTCGTCTGCAAGCCCCATCGCATTCAGAGTGAGCCCCCGGCGCTCAAGCGTGCCGTCAGCCTGCTGGTTGAAAAGCTGGAGGCGGCCTTCCCCGATCTTCCCAATGCCCGCTGGGTGGCCCTGCGCCTGCTGGAGGGGGACGCCAGGATCGAGGAAGCCGTGCGCTCGGGGGAGCTGGCCGGACTGGTGAGAGCCCCGGAAGGGGTGGGAACGGCGGCGCCGGCGGAGAGGGCGGGATGA
- a CDS encoding ferrous iron transporter B yields MNPVNTREEVLEAAANLRWEVGPDLHDSLMEALYTDAARISDRVLSRDDTRPAFDLDRTIDRLVTSRWLGFPIMMLLMAAVLWVTIAGANVPSSLLSSLFLETLHPALKQAAAAAGLAWWLDGLLIDGMFLAMAWVVSVMLPPMAIFFPLFTLLEDFGYLPRVAFNLDRWFKKAGAHGKQALTMAMGYGCNAAGVVATRVIDSPRERLIATLTNNFSLCNGRWPTQILIATIFIGSLAPPALAGLVSAGSVMAVVLLGVGCTFLVSWGLSRTLLKGEASAFSLELPPYRPPRILQTIYTSLIDRTLIVLWRAVVFSVPAGAAIWLVSNIHVGGTSLAEHLIQGMDPFGLLIGLNGVILLAYIIAIPANEIVIPTVLMLTVLSAGLSGVGEGAGVMFEFDAASATLGVLEADGWTLLTGINLMLFSLLHNPCSTTLYTIWKETGSVKWTAASALLPIAMGFLVCFCVAQAFRWLGG; encoded by the coding sequence ATGAATCCTGTGAACACCCGGGAAGAAGTGCTGGAGGCGGCGGCCAATCTGCGCTGGGAGGTGGGGCCCGACCTCCACGACTCGCTGATGGAGGCGCTTTACACCGATGCCGCCCGGATCTCGGATCGGGTGCTGAGTCGGGACGACACCCGGCCTGCCTTCGACCTGGACCGGACCATCGACCGGCTGGTCACCAGCCGCTGGCTGGGCTTCCCCATCATGATGCTGCTGATGGCGGCAGTGCTGTGGGTGACCATCGCCGGGGCCAACGTACCCTCCAGCCTGCTATCCTCCCTGTTCCTGGAAACCCTCCATCCCGCCCTCAAGCAGGCGGCGGCCGCGGCCGGACTGGCCTGGTGGCTCGACGGTCTGCTGATCGACGGCATGTTCCTGGCCATGGCCTGGGTGGTGAGCGTGATGCTGCCCCCCATGGCCATCTTCTTCCCCCTCTTCACCCTGTTGGAAGACTTCGGCTATCTGCCCCGGGTGGCCTTCAACCTGGACCGCTGGTTCAAGAAGGCCGGAGCCCACGGCAAGCAGGCCCTCACCATGGCCATGGGCTACGGATGCAATGCGGCCGGGGTGGTGGCCACCCGGGTGATCGACAGTCCCCGGGAACGGCTGATCGCCACCCTGACCAACAACTTCTCCCTCTGCAACGGCCGCTGGCCCACCCAGATCCTGATCGCCACCATCTTCATCGGCAGCCTGGCCCCTCCGGCCCTGGCCGGGCTGGTGTCGGCGGGGTCGGTGATGGCGGTGGTGCTGCTGGGAGTGGGGTGCACCTTCCTGGTGTCCTGGGGACTGTCCCGCACCCTGCTCAAGGGAGAGGCTTCGGCCTTCAGCCTGGAACTGCCCCCCTACCGTCCCCCCCGGATCCTGCAGACCATCTACACCTCCCTCATCGACCGCACCCTGATCGTGCTCTGGCGGGCGGTGGTGTTTTCCGTGCCGGCCGGCGCCGCCATCTGGCTGGTATCCAACATTCATGTCGGCGGCACCAGCCTGGCGGAGCACCTGATCCAGGGGATGGACCCCTTCGGGCTTCTCATCGGGCTCAACGGCGTCATCCTGCTGGCCTACATCATCGCCATCCCCGCCAACGAGATCGTCATCCCCACCGTGCTGATGCTGACCGTGTTGAGCGCCGGTCTCTCGGGGGTGGGGGAGGGCGCCGGCGTCATGTTCGAGTTCGATGCGGCCTCGGCCACACTGGGAGTGCTGGAGGCAGACGGCTGGACGCTGCTGACCGGAATCAACCTGATGCTGTTCAGCCTGTTGCACAACCCCTGCTCCACCACTCTCTACACCATCTGGAAGGAGACCGGCAGCGTCAAGTGGACGGCGGCCTCGGCGCTCCTCCCCATCGCCATGGGCTTTCTGGTCTGTTTCTGCGTGGCCCAGGCGTTTCGCTGGCTCGGCGGGTGA
- a CDS encoding class I SAM-dependent methyltransferase, producing MQESLADARVRLVRLGEEIAARDQRLEALSSLAAEQRANQLYEPPGHYYSPIVDPDDNWVRRAMEQEAHPDAVPAEFGIDEGELLRWFDKIAAHYPANPFPEQPAPGRRYHYANPSFPLADALALLGFLLEFRPRRFVEVGAGYSSCAAIDINEQHLGSALEMTFIEPHPEPALELFGDDLKYRKSVRPQRLQETPLSLFTDLDAGDVLFIDSSHVGKTGSDVLDYLFRILPRLRPGVLVHLHDIFFPFEYPEAWIADQNRSWNETYFVRAFLCANPNFRVLYLSDWIYKCRRDLFETRMPLCVPHRGGSLWMQSV from the coding sequence TTGCAGGAGAGCCTTGCTGACGCGCGGGTCCGTCTTGTGCGCCTTGGAGAAGAAATTGCCGCGCGCGACCAGCGGCTGGAAGCCCTGTCTTCGCTCGCGGCCGAGCAGCGGGCGAATCAGCTTTATGAACCTCCCGGTCATTACTATTCGCCCATCGTCGACCCCGACGACAATTGGGTTCGCCGGGCCATGGAACAGGAAGCACACCCCGATGCGGTGCCGGCGGAGTTTGGCATCGATGAAGGTGAGTTGCTGCGTTGGTTCGACAAGATCGCGGCGCACTATCCGGCAAATCCGTTCCCGGAGCAGCCCGCGCCCGGCCGGCGCTACCATTACGCCAACCCCAGCTTCCCGCTCGCCGACGCCCTGGCCCTTCTTGGTTTCCTGCTGGAGTTCCGTCCCCGTCGTTTTGTTGAGGTCGGGGCGGGCTATTCCTCCTGTGCGGCCATCGACATCAACGAGCAGCATCTCGGCAGTGCGCTCGAAATGACCTTTATCGAGCCCCATCCGGAGCCCGCACTCGAACTCTTCGGCGACGACCTCAAGTATCGCAAGTCTGTCCGTCCGCAGCGCTTGCAGGAGACGCCACTCTCGCTCTTCACCGACCTCGACGCCGGCGACGTCCTATTCATTGATTCCTCGCACGTGGGCAAGACCGGCAGCGACGTCCTCGACTACCTGTTTCGCATTCTCCCACGGCTCCGCCCCGGCGTGCTCGTCCACCTGCACGACATCTTTTTCCCCTTTGAATATCCTGAGGCTTGGATCGCAGACCAGAACCGGTCCTGGAATGAGACCTATTTCGTGCGTGCGTTTCTCTGCGCCAACCCCAACTTCCGGGTGCTCTACCTGTCAGACTGGATCTACAAGTGCCGCCGTGATTTGTTCGAGACGCGCATGCCGCTCTGCGTCCCGCACCGCGGCGGCAGCCTGTGGATGCAATCCGTCTAA
- a CDS encoding aldolase/citrate lyase family protein, giving the protein MRLENPLKVALNAGKVSVGSWLNLASTLAAEVLATEGFEWLTVDMEHGPWALDDAANGFRAIESRGAVPLARVWSHKSEDIARVLDAGALGVVIPHVSNRAQAEALVQAVRYPPLGQRSAGTGRNQTFVDYPAVANEQILLIPQIEDLEGVDQIQEIMAVPGIDVGFIGPHDLGLSMGLKAEQIGSDPEHERQLMRILEGCQAVGKPAGLPVRDVAAANKWISRGFQMIDLSNDLAMLRSSVRSQLAQVKR; this is encoded by the coding sequence ATGCGATTGGAAAATCCCCTGAAGGTTGCGCTGAACGCCGGAAAGGTGTCGGTCGGTTCCTGGCTGAACCTGGCCTCTACCCTGGCTGCCGAAGTCCTCGCCACCGAAGGGTTCGAGTGGCTGACCGTGGACATGGAGCACGGGCCCTGGGCGTTGGACGATGCCGCCAACGGATTCCGGGCCATCGAGTCGCGGGGCGCCGTTCCCCTGGCCCGGGTGTGGTCCCACAAATCGGAAGACATCGCCCGGGTGCTGGACGCCGGCGCCCTCGGCGTGGTCATTCCCCACGTGTCCAACCGCGCCCAGGCGGAAGCCCTGGTGCAGGCGGTCCGCTATCCTCCGCTGGGCCAGCGCTCCGCCGGAACCGGTCGCAATCAGACCTTTGTCGACTACCCGGCCGTCGCCAATGAGCAGATCCTGCTGATTCCCCAGATCGAGGACCTCGAGGGCGTGGATCAGATTCAGGAGATCATGGCGGTTCCCGGTATCGACGTGGGCTTCATCGGTCCCCACGATCTGGGTCTGTCCATGGGTCTCAAGGCCGAGCAGATCGGCAGCGACCCCGAACACGAGCGCCAGCTCATGCGGATCCTGGAGGGGTGCCAGGCCGTCGGCAAGCCCGCCGGCCTGCCTGTGCGCGACGTGGCTGCCGCCAACAAGTGGATCTCACGGGGATTTCAGATGATCGACCTCTCCAACGACCTGGCCATGCTGCGAAGCAGCGTCCGCTCCCAGTTGGCCCAGGTGAAGCGGTAG
- the rfbC gene encoding dTDP-4-dehydrorhamnose 3,5-epimerase, which produces MKVTRTALPGVLIIEPDVYSDTRGFFLESYHALRYHRQGLPLEFVQDNHSLSRHGTLRGLHAQVRQAQAKLVRVIEGEVFDVAVDIRLGSPTFGRWTGVCLSAVNRRQFFIPEGFAHGFATTSPSAQVEYKCNRYYDPDDQIAIRWDDPEIGIEWPIRQPLLSAKDRDAPLLSQLPDRLPRFD; this is translated from the coding sequence ATGAAAGTCACCCGGACGGCGCTGCCGGGAGTGCTGATCATCGAGCCCGACGTCTACAGCGACACCAGGGGTTTCTTCCTGGAGTCCTACCACGCCCTACGCTACCACCGGCAGGGCCTCCCGCTGGAATTCGTGCAGGACAACCACTCCCTCTCACGCCATGGAACCCTGCGGGGGTTGCACGCCCAGGTGCGACAGGCCCAGGCCAAGCTGGTTCGGGTGATCGAGGGGGAGGTGTTCGACGTGGCCGTGGACATCCGGCTGGGGTCGCCCACCTTCGGGCGTTGGACCGGCGTCTGTCTCTCGGCGGTCAACCGCAGGCAGTTCTTCATTCCCGAGGGCTTCGCCCACGGCTTCGCCACCACCAGCCCTTCGGCCCAGGTGGAGTACAAGTGCAACCGGTACTACGACCCGGACGACCAGATCGCCATACGCTGGGACGATCCGGAGATCGGGATCGAATGGCCCATCCGGCAACCCCTCCTGTCCGCCAAGGACCGTGACGCCCCCCTGTTGAGCCAACTCCCCGACCGACTGCCCCGCTTCGACTGA
- the rfbA gene encoding glucose-1-phosphate thymidylyltransferase RfbA produces MRKGIILAGGSGTRMAPVTRVISKQILPVYDKPMIYYPLSTLMQAGITDILAITTPRDRPAFEELMGDGSQWGLSLKYAVQPRPEGIAQAFLIARDFLEDQAPALVLGDNIFYGQGLSQSLRRASRQSSGATVFAYQVRDPQRYGVVSFDEESRPTGLEEKPARPRSSYAVTGLYFYDRQVVDLAARLKPSARGELEISDLNREYLAMGQLRVEKLGRGIAWLDAGTRESLLQASVFIQTLEERQGLMVACPEEIALEMGWIEAADVRRMARSMQGSPYGRYLMGLVEPKE; encoded by the coding sequence ATGAGAAAGGGAATCATTCTGGCCGGAGGCTCGGGCACCCGAATGGCTCCCGTGACCCGGGTCATCAGCAAGCAGATTCTCCCGGTCTACGACAAGCCGATGATCTACTATCCGCTGTCGACCCTCATGCAGGCCGGGATCACGGACATTCTGGCGATCACCACTCCCCGGGACCGGCCCGCCTTCGAGGAACTGATGGGTGACGGCAGCCAGTGGGGCCTGAGCCTGAAATATGCGGTTCAGCCTCGTCCGGAAGGCATTGCCCAGGCCTTCCTCATCGCCAGGGACTTCCTGGAGGACCAGGCGCCGGCGCTGGTACTGGGCGACAACATCTTCTACGGCCAGGGACTCTCCCAGAGTCTTCGCCGGGCCAGCCGGCAGAGCAGCGGGGCCACCGTCTTCGCCTACCAGGTGCGCGATCCGCAGCGCTACGGCGTGGTCTCCTTCGACGAAGAGAGCCGGCCCACCGGCCTGGAGGAGAAGCCGGCGCGGCCCCGCTCCTCCTACGCGGTGACCGGGCTCTATTTCTACGACCGGCAGGTGGTGGACCTGGCCGCACGGCTCAAGCCTTCGGCCCGCGGCGAACTGGAGATTTCGGATCTGAACCGGGAATACCTGGCCATGGGCCAGTTGCGGGTGGAGAAGCTGGGACGGGGGATAGCCTGGCTGGATGCGGGCACCCGCGAGTCGCTGCTGCAGGCATCGGTCTTCATTCAGACCCTGGAGGAGCGCCAGGGTCTGATGGTGGCCTGCCCGGAGGAAATCGCGCTCGAAATGGGATGGATCGAGGCCGCTGACGTCCGCCGCATGGCCAGGTCGATGCAGGGAAGCCCCTACGGGCGCTATCTGATGGGTCTGGTGGAGCCGAAGGAATAG
- the rfbB gene encoding dTDP-glucose 4,6-dehydratase, translating into METMLVAGGAGFIGCNFVRLALARTEARLVVVDKLTYAGSLHNLEGLAGKPRCRFLRGDIGDGDFVRRLFQDHRPSWTVNFAAETHVDRSIDDPRPFLATNVAGTAELLECARTHYRQLEGSARRRFRYLQVSSDEVYGSAEGKSTFSEATACAPNSPYAASKAAADHWVRAYHRTYGLPTLITRCSNNYGPYQFPEKLIPLMVLNAMEARPLPIYGDGGNVRDWLHVEDHCAALLLVLQGGRPGAGYNIGGGNERTNLEMVDQVCACLEALLPAATNPAMQRRGLAAYADLKRQVPDRPGHDRRYAVDSGKIRRELDWAPRYALEGGLAQTVRWYAEHRDWCRKVQEDNYDRRRLGTADRVES; encoded by the coding sequence ATGGAGACCATGCTGGTTGCCGGAGGCGCCGGATTCATCGGCTGCAACTTCGTCCGGCTGGCGCTGGCCCGAACCGAAGCCCGGCTGGTAGTGGTGGACAAGCTGACCTATGCCGGCAGCCTCCACAACCTGGAGGGACTGGCCGGCAAACCCCGCTGCCGCTTCCTGCGGGGAGACATCGGCGACGGGGACTTCGTCCGAAGGCTCTTTCAGGACCACCGGCCGAGCTGGACGGTCAACTTCGCGGCCGAGACCCACGTGGACCGCTCCATCGACGATCCCCGCCCCTTCCTGGCCACCAACGTAGCGGGCACCGCCGAGCTGCTGGAATGCGCCCGCACCCACTACCGGCAGCTCGAGGGCTCGGCCCGCCGCCGCTTCCGTTACCTGCAGGTCTCATCGGACGAGGTCTACGGAAGCGCCGAGGGAAAATCGACCTTCTCGGAAGCCACCGCCTGCGCTCCCAACTCCCCTTACGCGGCGTCCAAGGCCGCCGCCGACCACTGGGTGCGGGCCTATCACCGGACCTACGGCCTGCCGACCCTCATTACCCGATGCTCCAACAACTACGGACCCTATCAGTTTCCCGAAAAGTTGATACCGTTGATGGTGCTGAACGCCATGGAGGCCAGGCCGCTGCCCATCTACGGAGACGGCGGGAATGTGAGGGACTGGCTGCACGTGGAGGACCACTGCGCCGCCCTGCTGCTGGTGCTGCAAGGAGGTCGCCCGGGAGCCGGCTACAACATCGGCGGCGGCAACGAGCGCACCAACCTGGAGATGGTGGACCAGGTTTGCGCCTGCCTGGAGGCGCTGCTTCCGGCTGCAACCAACCCGGCCATGCAGCGCCGGGGGCTTGCGGCCTACGCCGACCTGAAGAGGCAAGTGCCCGATCGACCGGGCCACGACCGCCGCTATGCCGTGGATTCCGGAAAGATCCGGAGGGAGCTGGATTGGGCTCCCAGATACGCCCTGGAGGGAGGCCTCGCCCAAACGGTGCGCTGGTACGCCGAACACCGGGACTGGTGCCGCAAGGTACAGGAAGACAACTACGACCGACGACGGCTGGGGACCGCGGACAGGGTGGAATCATGA
- a CDS encoding phosphomannose isomerase type II C-terminal cupin domain: MPHDPQDDPRSLIYQEQRPWGAFRRFTHNQVSTVKIITVNPGQVLSLQLHRHRDELWVALDPGLQVTVGERTWEPEAYEEVYIPRQTRHRAAGAGPRPSRWLEIAFGEFDEDDIVRLEDRYGRG; encoded by the coding sequence ATGCCACATGACCCACAGGACGATCCCCGATCCCTGATATACCAGGAGCAGCGGCCCTGGGGCGCCTTTCGCCGCTTCACCCACAACCAGGTGAGCACGGTCAAGATCATCACCGTCAACCCCGGGCAAGTTCTTTCTTTGCAGCTTCACCGCCACCGGGACGAGCTCTGGGTGGCTCTCGACCCGGGCTTGCAGGTGACCGTGGGAGAGCGGACCTGGGAGCCGGAGGCCTACGAGGAGGTCTACATCCCACGCCAGACCCGCCATCGGGCCGCGGGCGCGGGTCCCCGGCCCAGCCGCTGGCTCGAGATCGCCTTCGGTGAGTTCGACGAGGACGACATCGTCCGCCTGGAAGACCGTTACGGACGAGGATAG
- a CDS encoding DUF4202 domain-containing protein — translation MTTHEDPRLREAFALLDAMHREDPSVGTDGPKSILASLDYHQRLGRWVERLAPEASSALRLAAHSQHVRRWAIPRDSYPMTRKGYRDWRDALGRFHARAAAEVLVRVGYESQTVARVEQLLRKQRLRTDPEAQALEDAACLVFLEVQLEDFSRQHTEEKLLHILRRTWKKMSPDARTLALRLELSEGAAGLVRKAVRGSGNTPGR, via the coding sequence ATGACGACTCACGAAGATCCAAGACTGCGCGAGGCCTTTGCCCTGTTGGACGCCATGCACCGGGAGGATCCCTCGGTTGGCACCGACGGCCCCAAAAGCATCCTGGCATCACTCGACTACCACCAACGGCTCGGCCGCTGGGTTGAGCGCCTGGCTCCCGAGGCCTCCTCAGCCCTTCGCCTGGCGGCCCACAGCCAGCACGTCCGCCGCTGGGCTATCCCCCGCGACTCCTACCCCATGACCCGCAAGGGCTACCGGGACTGGAGAGACGCGCTGGGCCGGTTCCATGCCCGCGCCGCCGCCGAGGTGCTGGTGCGGGTGGGCTACGAGTCTCAAACCGTGGCCCGGGTCGAGCAGCTGCTGAGAAAGCAGCGGCTGCGCACCGACCCCGAAGCCCAAGCCCTGGAGGACGCCGCCTGCCTGGTCTTTCTGGAGGTGCAGCTCGAGGACTTCTCCCGCCAGCACACCGAAGAGAAGCTGTTGCACATTCTCCGCCGAACCTGGAAGAAGATGTCGCCCGACGCCAGGACACTGGCGCTGCGGCTGGAGCTGTCCGAGGGCGCCGCCGGTTTGGTTCGGAAGGCCGTCCGCGGGTCAGGCAACACCCCTGGCAGATAG
- a CDS encoding ABC transporter ATP-binding protein: MHAVTVENISKNYRIYSKPSARLKELIFRRHRYHQDFWALREVGFQVEQGATFGIVGENGSGKSTLLQIIAGTMTPTTGSVALSGRVAALLELGSGFNTEFTGRENAFLNAAIMGLSRDEIDRKMPEIERFAEIGSFMDQAVKTYSSGMYVRLAFAIAINLDPEILLVDEALAVGDVYFQQRCVRRLRRMRDEGKTILLVSHDVAAIRNLCDGAIWLEKGRIRDRGAPDKVTARYLAALTQRRDPYAGEEAPEATQLQPDAAGDLSVHSLPNVDERWGNGHARILGIRLLDQAGREPQTLFHGDLVTVRVSVRFDRPVESPLIGILMRNRLGEEISGSNTSVENLRLPPARPGQVYTVDFHLRLPVLQPGQYHLTPAVANGTHRDSEMCDFVENALNLTLKQRETVYGYLKMGCRIELRQVSSAKSGLAGARGLKVEV; the protein is encoded by the coding sequence ATGCATGCCGTCACCGTCGAAAACATATCCAAGAACTACCGCATCTACTCCAAGCCCTCGGCCCGACTGAAGGAGCTGATCTTTCGGCGGCACCGCTACCACCAGGACTTCTGGGCTCTCAGGGAAGTCGGCTTCCAGGTCGAACAGGGCGCCACCTTCGGGATTGTGGGCGAGAACGGCTCAGGCAAGAGCACCCTGCTCCAGATCATCGCCGGAACCATGACCCCGACCACGGGCAGCGTGGCATTGAGCGGTCGGGTGGCGGCCCTGTTGGAGCTTGGGTCCGGCTTCAACACCGAGTTCACCGGCCGGGAGAACGCCTTTCTGAACGCCGCAATCATGGGGCTGAGCCGGGACGAGATCGACCGGAAAATGCCGGAGATCGAGCGCTTCGCCGAAATCGGCAGCTTCATGGACCAGGCCGTCAAGACCTATTCCAGCGGCATGTACGTGCGCCTGGCCTTTGCCATCGCCATCAACCTCGACCCCGAGATTCTGCTGGTGGACGAGGCTCTGGCGGTGGGAGACGTCTATTTCCAGCAGCGCTGCGTGCGCCGGCTTCGCCGGATGCGGGACGAGGGCAAGACCATCCTGCTGGTCTCGCACGACGTGGCCGCAATCAGGAACCTGTGCGATGGGGCCATCTGGCTGGAGAAGGGCAGGATCAGGGATCGAGGCGCCCCCGACAAGGTGACGGCCCGCTACCTGGCCGCCCTGACTCAGCGCCGCGATCCTTATGCCGGCGAGGAGGCCCCCGAGGCGACCCAACTCCAGCCGGACGCAGCCGGTGATCTGTCGGTGCATTCGCTTCCGAACGTGGACGAGCGTTGGGGCAATGGCCACGCCCGGATCCTGGGCATCCGCCTGCTCGACCAGGCGGGCAGGGAGCCGCAAACCCTCTTTCACGGCGACCTGGTGACGGTGAGGGTATCGGTCCGGTTCGACCGCCCGGTGGAATCGCCCCTGATCGGGATTCTCATGCGCAACCGCCTGGGCGAGGAGATCTCCGGAAGCAACACCTCGGTGGAGAACCTGCGGTTGCCGCCGGCCCGACCGGGCCAGGTCTACACGGTGGACTTCCATCTGCGGCTCCCGGTGCTGCAGCCGGGCCAATACCATCTCACCCCGGCGGTGGCCAACGGGACCCATCGCGATTCGGAGATGTGCGACTTCGTGGAGAACGCCCTGAACCTCACCCTGAAGCAGCGGGAGACGGTTTACGGCTACCTGAAGATGGGCTGCCGCATTGAATTGAGGCAGGTGAGTTCGGCCAAATCGGGGCTGGCCGGAGCCCGCGGGCTGAAGGTAGAAGTTTGA
- a CDS encoding dTDP-4-dehydrorhamnose 3,5-epimerase family protein yields the protein MMIKDVKVVPLVAHVDDRGYLIEILRSTDEHFTRFGQVYLVGDLTRGTVRAFHKHARLWDWFFISHGSAKFVLRDDRPDSPTYNEMQIFVTGARNPALIVVPPGVYHGWMALEDDTQLVSTASEVYNREKPDEVRIPPNSFGDVWEVKGR from the coding sequence ATGATGATCAAGGATGTGAAGGTGGTGCCCCTGGTCGCCCACGTGGATGACCGGGGCTATCTGATCGAGATCTTGAGGAGCACCGACGAGCACTTTACCCGATTCGGGCAGGTCTACCTGGTGGGCGACCTGACCCGCGGGACCGTCCGTGCCTTTCACAAGCACGCCAGGCTGTGGGACTGGTTTTTTATCAGCCACGGATCGGCCAAGTTCGTGCTGCGGGATGACCGTCCCGACAGCCCAACCTATAATGAGATGCAGATCTTCGTTACCGGGGCGCGCAATCCTGCCTTGATCGTGGTGCCGCCCGGTGTCTACCATGGCTGGATGGCGCTGGAGGACGACACCCAACTGGTCAGCACGGCCAGCGAGGTCTACAACCGGGAGAAGCCGGACGAAGTCCGCATTCCCCCCAACTCCTTCGGGGACGTGTGGGAAGTCAAGGGAAGGTAG